The Mus musculus strain NOD/MrkTac chromosome 4 genomic contig, GRCm38.p6 alternate locus group NOD/MrkTac MMCHR4_NOD_IDD9_1 genome contains a region encoding:
- the Ptp4a2 gene encoding protein tyrosine phosphatase type IVA 2: MNRPAPVEISYENMRFLITHNPTNATLNKFTEELKKYGVTTLVRVCDATYDKAPVEKEGIHVLDWPFDDGAPPPNQIVDDWLNLLKTKFREEPGCCVAVHCVAGLGRAPVLVALALIECGMKYEDAVQFIRQKRRGAFNSKQLLYLEKYRPKMRLRFRDTNGHCCVQ; the protein is encoded by the exons ATGAACCGTCCAGCCCCTGTGGAGATCTCTTATGAGAACATGCGTTTTCTGATAACTCACAACCCCACCAATGCAACTCTCAACAAGTTCACAGAG GAACTTAAGAAGTACGGAGTGACAACTTTGGTTCGAGTTTGTGATGCTACATATGATAAAGCTCCAGTTGAAAAAGAAGGAATCCACGTTCTA GATTGGCCGTTTGATGATGGAGCTCCACCCCCTAATCAGATAGTAGATGATTGGCTAAACCTGTTAAAAACCAAATTTCGTGAAGAGCCAGGCTGTTGTGTTGCAGTGCATTGTGTTGCAGGATTGGGAAG GGCTCCTGTGCTAGTTGCGCTTGCATTGATTGAATGCGGAATGAAGTATGAAGATGCTGTTCAATTTATAAGACA aaaaagaagaggagcatTCAATTCCAAACAGCTGCTTTACTTGGAGAAGTACCGACCTAAGATGCGGTTACGCTTCAGAGATACCAATGGGCACTGCTGTGTTCAGTAG